One part of the Sulfolobus tengchongensis genome encodes these proteins:
- a CDS encoding AAA-associated domain-containing protein: MEVIDPHARVADLVGLLYSLENTFNGKTDLYMLEKEMEVDLDDLMPIVYTADSLGFITVGEGDIIITDKGMEFLKSNLKKRKEIIKESIRKIEPFKTALELKEFTLEELKDILESKGIQLYNSPEGLYDLQITLVEWGVYSGLLKKEGDRFIVSTT, encoded by the coding sequence GTGGAAGTTATAGATCCGCATGCGAGAGTAGCAGACTTAGTAGGTCTATTATACTCTTTAGAAAATACTTTTAATGGCAAAACAGACTTATATATGCTAGAAAAAGAAATGGAAGTTGACCTAGACGATCTAATGCCTATTGTATATACTGCTGACTCTTTAGGATTTATAACTGTAGGGGAAGGCGACATAATAATAACTGATAAAGGAATGGAATTTCTAAAATCAAATCTAAAAAAGAGAAAAGAAATAATCAAAGAATCTATAAGAAAAATAGAACCCTTTAAAACTGCATTAGAGCTAAAAGAATTCACATTAGAAGAATTAAAAGATATCTTAGAAAGCAAGGGAATACAACTATATAATAGTCCAGAAGGTCTTTATGATTTGCAAATAACTTTAGTAGAGTGGGGTGTGTATTCAGGATTGTTGAAAAAAGAGGGAGACAGATTTATAGTATCTACGACTTAG
- a CDS encoding VIT1/CCC1 transporter family protein, which produces MEEEKGEELTHYIHQADVFRTKVFGIQDGLIGVGAIVLGAAGFSHDAIAVLIAGLIATIGQAFSMGIGEYISTRVRMQVIQNEIRKEKYQLEKFPEMEKQELIDFYMKKGFSKDVSEKIAEYLLKNKNVALEEMLMHELKVFPEEFESPVKLGFLMSLYLIIGGLIPIFPFAISVYLQQFQFNYALITSILLVILTLGIFGILGTKYTGLRKYRGAFEQIGTGMIALIGSYIAGMLLAHFISVSYLP; this is translated from the coding sequence ATGGAAGAAGAGAAGGGAGAAGAACTAACCCATTATATTCATCAAGCAGATGTATTTAGAACTAAAGTGTTTGGCATACAAGATGGTTTAATCGGAGTTGGAGCAATTGTACTTGGCGCAGCAGGTTTCTCTCACGATGCTATCGCAGTGTTAATAGCAGGATTAATTGCTACTATTGGTCAAGCATTTTCCATGGGTATTGGAGAATATATAAGTACTAGAGTAAGAATGCAGGTAATACAAAATGAGATAAGAAAAGAGAAATATCAATTAGAAAAGTTCCCAGAAATGGAAAAACAAGAATTAATAGATTTTTATATGAAGAAAGGATTTAGCAAGGACGTGTCGGAAAAAATAGCCGAATATCTACTTAAAAATAAAAATGTAGCTTTAGAAGAAATGCTAATGCACGAGCTTAAGGTTTTCCCGGAAGAATTTGAAAGCCCTGTTAAGCTAGGTTTTTTAATGTCACTATATCTGATAATAGGAGGCTTAATACCAATATTTCCGTTTGCTATAAGCGTATACTTGCAACAATTTCAATTTAATTACGCATTGATCACTTCAATATTATTAGTAATTTTGACTCTTGGAATATTTGGTATATTAGGCACAAAATATACTGGTTTAAGAAAATATAGGGGGGCGTTTGAACAAATAGGGACCGGAATGATAGCACTTATAGGAAGTTACATAGCTGGTATGCTACTTGCACATTTTATATCAGTTTCGTATCTACCCTAG
- a CDS encoding MBL fold metallo-hydrolase, with translation MRITPIAFESLGVRSQATLVETKNLRILVDPAISLAPRRYNLPPHQKEVDRLTELAKVLVNIAKDVDVIVVSHYHYDHHDPGYVIPTDIYKDKIVFIKDPQNMINNSQKYRRAPRFLRSIKDKPKNIEIADGRTFKIGDTTISFSPAVPHGADERLGYVVQVFIRDNDSSVLFTSDIEGAPKDLHLKFTKETKPNTIIIDGPLSYLLGRALKEEELQSSIKNMEEIVKNGLETAIIDHHVLRDINYANVLKPVYDVAKDLNVKVATAAEYLKVEPLILEAKRKELFKEDNRPARIPRGLAKLLTAGEG, from the coding sequence ATGAGAATTACTCCAATAGCATTTGAAAGTTTGGGCGTAAGATCACAAGCAACACTAGTGGAAACTAAGAACTTAAGAATCTTAGTAGATCCAGCAATATCATTAGCGCCTAGGAGATATAATCTGCCTCCACACCAAAAGGAAGTCGATAGGTTAACCGAATTAGCCAAAGTTCTCGTAAATATTGCCAAGGATGTTGACGTCATTGTAGTTTCTCACTATCATTACGATCATCATGATCCGGGGTATGTAATACCAACGGATATTTACAAAGATAAAATAGTATTCATTAAAGATCCCCAAAATATGATAAATAATAGTCAAAAATATAGAAGAGCACCTAGGTTTTTACGTTCAATAAAAGATAAACCTAAAAACATAGAAATAGCAGATGGCAGAACATTTAAAATTGGAGATACCACTATTTCTTTTTCCCCTGCAGTTCCTCACGGTGCTGATGAACGATTGGGCTATGTAGTACAAGTATTCATAAGGGATAACGATTCATCTGTATTATTTACCTCAGATATAGAAGGTGCTCCTAAAGACCTTCATTTAAAATTTACGAAAGAAACTAAGCCTAATACAATAATAATTGATGGACCTTTAAGTTATCTATTAGGTAGAGCGTTAAAAGAAGAAGAATTACAAAGTTCTATTAAAAATATGGAGGAAATAGTCAAGAATGGTCTAGAGACCGCAATAATAGATCACCATGTTTTAAGAGATATAAATTACGCTAATGTTTTGAAACCGGTATATGATGTTGCTAAAGATTTGAACGTTAAAGTAGCTACTGCGGCCGAGTATTTAAAGGTCGAACCATTAATATTGGAAGCTAAAAGGAAGGAATTATTTAAGGAGGATAATAGGCCAGCCAGAATACCAAGAGGCTTAGCTAAATTACTAACTGCCGGAGAGGGCTAG
- a CDS encoding glycosyltransferase family 2 protein, with protein MLDILIITLSGIVSSWTVYNSILAIIGVAWKPFESKNNSGITFSLIVPAKNEENVLPRLLDRLVNLEYDRSKYEVIVVEDSSTDRTLDICQEYEKKYNIVKCYSLPKANVPNGKSRALNFALRVSKGEIIGIFDADTVPRLDILEYVEPKFEDNKVGAVQGKLIPINVRESVTSRLAAIEELIYEYSIAGRAKVGLFVPIEGTCSFIRRSLIEELGGWNEYSLTEDLDISLKIVNRGYRIVYSPTTISWREVPISLKILIRQRLRWYRGHLEVSFGKIRKVDLRIIDGMLIVFTPFFMVLNLINYSLVLVYSSSLYIIAASLVSLASLFSLLLIILIARRHMIEYFYMIPSFVYMNFVVALNFTAIFLELIRAPRVWIKTERSAKVTGEVIG; from the coding sequence ATGCTAGATATTTTGATAATAACGTTAAGTGGTATAGTATCCTCATGGACTGTATATAACAGTATATTGGCAATTATTGGAGTGGCATGGAAACCATTTGAAAGCAAAAACAATAGTGGAATAACGTTTAGCTTAATAGTTCCAGCTAAGAATGAAGAAAACGTACTTCCCAGATTACTAGATAGATTAGTAAATCTGGAATATGATAGATCAAAATATGAAGTTATTGTAGTGGAAGATAGTTCAACTGATAGGACACTTGATATTTGCCAAGAATACGAAAAGAAGTATAATATAGTAAAGTGCTATAGTCTTCCAAAAGCTAATGTACCTAATGGAAAGAGCAGAGCGTTAAATTTTGCATTAAGAGTTAGCAAGGGGGAAATTATTGGTATTTTTGACGCCGATACAGTACCGCGTCTAGATATCTTAGAGTACGTAGAACCTAAATTTGAGGATAATAAAGTAGGAGCGGTACAAGGTAAGTTAATTCCAATTAACGTTAGAGAAAGCGTCACAAGTAGATTAGCTGCAATAGAGGAATTGATATATGAATATTCAATAGCTGGAAGAGCCAAAGTGGGCTTATTTGTTCCAATAGAGGGAACTTGTTCGTTCATAAGAAGAAGTTTAATAGAAGAATTGGGCGGATGGAATGAATATTCATTAACGGAAGATTTGGATATAAGCCTGAAAATTGTAAATAGAGGCTATAGAATTGTTTATTCCCCAACTACTATAAGTTGGAGAGAAGTGCCAATAAGTCTGAAGATTCTTATTAGACAAAGATTAAGGTGGTATAGGGGTCACTTAGAAGTATCTTTCGGAAAGATTAGAAAGGTTGATTTGAGAATAATAGATGGTATGTTAATAGTGTTTACTCCCTTCTTCATGGTTTTAAACCTTATTAACTACTCCTTAGTGTTAGTGTATTCCTCATCATTATATATAATTGCAGCTAGTTTAGTTTCGTTAGCCTCTCTATTTTCATTATTGCTGATTATTCTAATTGCAAGAAGACATATGATAGAATACTTTTACATGATACCCTCATTCGTTTATATGAATTTCGTCGTAGCGTTAAATTTTACAGCGATATTCCTAGAGTTAATAAGGGCTCCAAGGGTTTGGATAAAGACTGAAAGGAGTGCAAAAGTTACGGGTGAGGTTATAGGATGA
- the cas4 gene encoding CRISPR-associated protein Cas4: MITEFILKRKLEDYLSHVRDENTIYVTDLVRCPRKIKYENQYKELSITQVYEPSAILGDLLHIGLETLLKNNFNADAEVEAERNIQVLGKTYKIKGKADVLIKNENDKKIVIEIKSSRSDKGLPHIHHKIQLQIYLWLFSAEKGILVYITPDRITEYEVNDPLDEATIIRYAEDIITLRNAPKFNWECKYCVFSAICPSKLS, encoded by the coding sequence ATGATAACAGAGTTTATACTCAAAAGAAAACTCGAAGATTATCTAAGTCATGTCAGAGACGAAAATACTATTTATGTTACAGATCTGGTGAGATGCCCTAGGAAAATAAAGTACGAGAACCAATATAAGGAACTTTCAATTACACAAGTCTACGAACCATCTGCTATTCTAGGTGACCTTCTACATATAGGTCTAGAGACTCTATTAAAGAATAATTTTAATGCTGATGCTGAAGTTGAGGCTGAAAGAAATATCCAAGTTCTTGGAAAAACATATAAAATAAAGGGAAAAGCCGATGTTCTAATTAAAAACGAGAATGATAAAAAAATCGTAATTGAGATAAAATCTTCCAGAAGTGATAAGGGATTACCGCATATTCATCACAAAATTCAATTACAAATATATTTATGGCTTTTTAGTGCAGAAAAGGGAATACTAGTTTACATAACGCCGGATAGAATAACGGAATATGAAGTTAACGATCCGCTAGACGAAGCCACGATAATTAGATATGCGGAAGATATTATAACGTTAAGAAACGCGCCAAAATTTAATTGGGAATGTAAGTATTGTGTTTTCTCCGCTATATGCCCGTCAAAGTTATCTTAG
- the thiD gene encoding bifunctional hydroxymethylpyrimidine kinase/phosphomethylpyrimidine kinase, giving the protein MRTRPVVLTIAGSDSGGGAGLQADLKTFTALGVFGTTVITGLTAQNTKIVTKVLEVPLDFIEAQFNAVCEDLKPTHAKTGMLASGKVIDLVLRKIKEYNLNLVLDPVMVAKSGSLLVTEDISEHIRKAMKESLISTPNRYEAEIIANTKIDTQDDVRNVARDLYSKYGNIVVKGFNGVDYAVVDGEEIELRGEYVNTKNTHGSGDVFSAAITAYLALGYKLKDAVIKAKEFVSLTIRYGLELGKGHGPVDPFAPIEAIVEREEGRNELEKLLWYLESNPDITLRLINDTTKANVAYMTNYQDVLSLAGGFIKYLNKIKIDGPILNNINNEISSIMKKINGKIGVLLPVSDKILSSAERGKIKLTKSGIDGDALLNYNMVLITAKSRDELIKKLKEVATS; this is encoded by the coding sequence GTGCGAACCAGACCAGTTGTACTTACAATTGCTGGTAGTGATAGTGGTGGGGGTGCGGGATTACAAGCCGACTTAAAGACTTTCACAGCACTAGGAGTGTTTGGAACTACAGTAATAACTGGTTTAACAGCACAAAATACAAAAATTGTAACGAAAGTTTTAGAAGTGCCCTTAGACTTCATTGAGGCACAGTTCAACGCTGTATGTGAAGACTTAAAACCTACCCACGCTAAAACTGGTATGTTAGCTTCTGGTAAAGTTATAGATTTAGTACTGAGAAAAATTAAAGAATATAATTTGAATTTAGTTTTAGATCCAGTTATGGTAGCTAAGTCTGGATCCTTGTTAGTCACAGAAGATATTTCAGAACATATAAGAAAAGCTATGAAAGAATCATTAATCTCTACACCTAACAGGTATGAGGCTGAAATAATTGCTAATACTAAGATAGATACACAAGATGATGTTAGAAATGTTGCACGCGATCTTTATTCTAAATATGGAAATATAGTAGTTAAAGGATTTAACGGAGTAGACTATGCCGTAGTAGATGGAGAGGAGATTGAGCTAAGAGGAGAATATGTTAATACAAAAAACACTCATGGCAGTGGTGACGTATTCTCAGCTGCAATAACTGCATATTTGGCCTTAGGATACAAGCTTAAAGATGCCGTAATTAAAGCTAAAGAATTCGTATCCTTAACAATCAGATATGGTTTAGAATTAGGAAAAGGCCATGGACCAGTAGATCCATTTGCGCCAATAGAAGCTATAGTAGAGAGGGAAGAGGGAAGAAATGAACTAGAAAAATTATTATGGTATTTGGAATCTAATCCCGACATCACACTCAGGTTAATTAATGACACTACAAAAGCTAACGTTGCGTATATGACAAACTATCAAGATGTATTGAGTTTAGCTGGCGGCTTCATAAAATATTTAAATAAAATAAAAATAGATGGTCCTATTCTAAATAATATAAACAATGAGATAAGTTCCATTATGAAGAAAATAAATGGTAAAATAGGTGTATTATTGCCAGTATCTGATAAGATACTAAGTTCCGCAGAAAGAGGCAAGATAAAGCTAACAAAAAGTGGAATAGATGGTGATGCATTATTAAATTATAACATGGTATTGATTACTGCTAAGAGTAGAGATGAATTGATAAAAAAACTAAAGGAGGTAGCTACGAGTTGA
- the rbsK gene encoding ribokinase, with product MITVVGSYNIDIILKVNKIPEIGETVIADEVYMNHGGKGSNQAVSASRLGSRVKIVAAVGNDNYGKNAIEFWKTENIDISDVKIKNNVSTGTAYIFVDKRGRNVIVVNRGANYHLTEEDISESLDGNILLTQLEIRENVVKKALKEFNGIRILNPAPAVLKDTDILSLTDIITPNEIEFKELVSTDDLEYGLHLLLKKVKRAVIITLGERGALLATKDGKRTLIPAPKVNVVDETGAGDVFNAALAVYLEKEYDLETAVEYANKVAALSVTKIGALGPKLEEVNKFLEEINKDEEKD from the coding sequence TTGATAACTGTAGTAGGTAGTTATAATATCGATATAATACTTAAAGTTAACAAGATACCAGAAATTGGAGAAACTGTAATAGCTGATGAGGTTTATATGAATCATGGCGGAAAAGGGTCTAATCAAGCAGTTTCCGCTTCAAGATTAGGAAGCAGAGTGAAGATAGTTGCTGCAGTAGGAAATGACAACTACGGTAAAAATGCAATAGAATTTTGGAAGACAGAAAATATAGATATCTCTGACGTAAAAATAAAAAATAACGTCAGTACTGGTACTGCATATATATTTGTTGATAAAAGGGGAAGGAACGTAATAGTAGTAAATAGAGGAGCAAATTATCATCTTACAGAAGAAGATATAAGCGAAAGCTTAGATGGTAACATATTATTAACGCAGTTAGAGATAAGGGAAAATGTAGTAAAAAAGGCTCTGAAAGAGTTTAACGGTATACGTATACTTAATCCTGCACCTGCAGTTCTCAAAGATACCGATATTCTATCATTAACTGACATAATAACGCCAAATGAAATCGAGTTTAAAGAATTGGTGAGTACTGACGACCTAGAATATGGTCTTCATCTATTACTTAAAAAAGTCAAAAGAGCAGTGATTATCACATTAGGTGAAAGAGGTGCATTATTAGCTACAAAGGATGGCAAGAGAACACTTATCCCAGCCCCTAAGGTTAACGTTGTTGATGAGACTGGAGCCGGTGATGTGTTTAATGCTGCATTAGCAGTTTACTTAGAAAAAGAATATGATCTAGAGACTGCAGTTGAATATGCTAATAAAGTAGCTGCGCTCTCTGTCACCAAGATAGGAGCACTCGGACCTAAATTGGAGGAGGTGAACAAGTTCCTTGAAGAGATCAATAAGGATGAAGAAAAAGATTAA
- a CDS encoding MBL fold metallo-hydrolase has translation MKITFLGTGAGASIGTKRVKSGILINDSVLFDLGPGADLRIEDLRIHPNALFITHLHIDHFSGVFEYLVQRKIRQIPELEIYSPNGFSNVLNAYVNAGNNISAKVYEKELPEGKINELEIHAVRACHSIYAVSYIISDGNTRVLYTGDTKEPCDTILDNVKDVDLIIHESTCIDNCGNWGHTSIKQILNIFKDKKVVVTHIPVDIEEKIISLVNNKILVAFDGLTLNV, from the coding sequence ATGAAAATAACATTCCTTGGGACAGGTGCAGGAGCTAGTATAGGGACAAAAAGGGTAAAATCTGGCATATTAATTAACGATTCAGTTCTTTTCGACCTAGGTCCCGGTGCAGACCTAAGAATTGAAGATCTCAGAATACATCCAAACGCTCTTTTCATAACGCATCTGCATATAGATCACTTTAGCGGAGTTTTTGAATATCTTGTCCAAAGGAAAATAAGACAAATACCAGAATTAGAAATATATTCTCCAAATGGTTTTTCTAACGTACTTAATGCATATGTCAATGCAGGTAATAATATCTCGGCAAAAGTTTATGAAAAAGAACTTCCAGAAGGAAAGATTAATGAGTTAGAAATACATGCAGTTAGAGCATGTCATTCAATTTATGCCGTAAGTTATATTATAAGTGATGGCAATACTAGAGTACTATATACTGGTGATACTAAAGAGCCATGCGATACCATATTAGATAACGTAAAAGATGTTGACCTTATTATTCACGAATCTACATGCATAGATAATTGTGGCAACTGGGGACATACTTCAATTAAGCAAATACTCAACATATTTAAAGATAAAAAAGTAGTTGTAACACATATTCCAGTAGATATAGAGGAAAAAATAATAAGCTTAGTTAATAATAAAATACTTGTCGCTTTTGATGGGTTGACATTAAATGTGTAG
- a CDS encoding class II glutamine amidotransferase, whose product MCRFIAFRTKGEISKKYVDALIRASKNDVFSRYGSHPDGWGLSVFVKRNSKWRVIYYRSEDPIYEDSYVSYLLEIAKGDEIVGIIHARKAGSKFLIGLSHSHPYHIRVNAYDLYFAHNGSVSRIAFSSNSSKPYTDSYLILEEIKTLVENNMTPFDAYSLTIEKLKDFSTSLNSSLISYAKSEGPSILVAYYYNKNRLLKETKEEYYKLYTDNKGYVFSSTVKYYLEEGADAEELTMGNITHL is encoded by the coding sequence ATGTGTAGATTTATAGCATTTCGCACTAAAGGCGAGATTTCAAAGAAATATGTAGACGCTTTAATACGTGCTAGTAAAAATGATGTTTTCTCGAGATATGGGAGTCACCCAGATGGCTGGGGTCTGAGTGTATTTGTTAAAAGGAATTCTAAGTGGAGAGTTATTTACTACAGATCGGAAGATCCAATATATGAGGATAGCTACGTTAGTTACCTATTAGAGATAGCAAAAGGAGATGAAATAGTGGGTATCATCCATGCTAGAAAGGCTGGAAGTAAATTTCTTATTGGACTATCTCATTCACATCCATACCATATAAGAGTAAATGCGTATGACCTTTATTTTGCACACAATGGTTCTGTTAGTAGAATTGCTTTTAGTAGTAATAGCAGTAAACCGTATACTGATAGCTATTTAATCTTGGAAGAAATCAAGACGTTAGTAGAAAATAATATGACACCGTTCGATGCGTATTCATTAACTATAGAAAAACTAAAAGATTTCTCAACTAGCTTAAATTCCAGCTTAATCTCCTATGCCAAAAGTGAGGGACCTTCAATATTAGTAGCATATTATTACAATAAAAATAGACTCCTTAAGGAGACTAAAGAGGAATATTACAAACTATACACCGATAATAAAGGATACGTATTTTCATCCACAGTGAAATATTATCTTGAAGAAGGGGCAGATGCAGAAGAACTTACAATGGGGAATATTACACATCTCTAG
- a CDS encoding transposase has product MKERLIEAKILDYGKLKEIQKEIVYYKLYVDALRKRGIKEKVDPPPTLPKSLLTTIITGGVPRDGPLQIDFISNDVIRIKNYNALVKVPNDANSPLYAIVEYKENEIKVYLAYQERPSIVGIDVGLRHLITVVAIRDTKPWKVRFFDEPKVMEYFVNFLGDDQGILELEEIKNNAKKIVYNAVTFIEELEPKIIAMENLEYFDTKAGKGLKVLQSMLEAEIRRRGMKYKKLDPHNTSKVCAKCGYKKGEILGSLFVCPACGYKADRDYNAAYNIALKCYYTC; this is encoded by the coding sequence ATGAAAGAGAGACTTATAGAAGCAAAGATTTTAGATTATGGTAAACTAAAGGAGATTCAGAAAGAGATAGTTTATTATAAGCTTTATGTTGATGCATTGAGAAAACGCGGAATTAAAGAAAAAGTGGATCCCCCACCTACTTTACCTAAGTCTCTGCTAACTACTATAATTACTGGTGGAGTCCCTAGAGATGGTCCACTTCAAATAGATTTCATCAGCAATGATGTAATTAGAATAAAAAATTACAATGCGTTAGTAAAAGTGCCGAATGATGCTAATTCACCATTATACGCAATAGTAGAATACAAAGAAAATGAAATAAAGGTATATCTTGCGTATCAAGAACGGCCAAGCATTGTGGGGATAGATGTGGGATTAAGACATTTAATAACAGTGGTAGCAATAAGAGATACTAAACCGTGGAAAGTAAGATTCTTTGATGAACCTAAAGTTATGGAGTATTTTGTAAATTTTTTAGGAGATGACCAAGGAATTCTTGAATTAGAGGAAATAAAAAATAATGCCAAAAAGATCGTTTATAACGCTGTTACGTTTATAGAGGAGCTAGAACCAAAAATAATTGCAATGGAAAATTTAGAATACTTTGATACTAAAGCAGGTAAGGGATTAAAAGTATTACAAAGTATGTTGGAGGCCGAGATAAGGAGAAGAGGCATGAAATACAAGAAACTAGATCCTCATAATACTTCTAAAGTCTGCGCAAAATGCGGATATAAGAAGGGTGAGATCTTAGGTTCGTTATTCGTGTGCCCCGCTTGTGGATATAAGGCAGATAGGGATTATAATGCCGCATACAATATAGCGCTAAAGTGTTACTACACTTGCTAA
- a CDS encoding histone deacetylase family protein has product MITIIYDDIYKYHAPKRYHVENPTRIDYSLSAFADIKVKIEKPVKVSDPQIVHSEEYVKLVEKFSNMEEDLDADTYVNRYTYETALYALGGALRAFEVNGFALVRPPGHHAGTYGRAFGAPTLGFCIFNNVAYPIKKFGLKRVAIIDFDVHYGNGTQEIFYEDPEVLHIDIHQDPRTIYPGTGYPDMVGRGEAEGTKVNLLIPPLGGDDLYEELLPIIQSILDDFKPTILAYSAGFDAYKGDGLASTNITEYSFYNLGRISNSFVRKYAVLEGGYGDGLRKGLKAFLEGFSGIDKEYKVYRSNDSVKSRFMNYLGEEKNILRKYWSI; this is encoded by the coding sequence ATGATCACAATCATCTATGACGATATTTATAAGTATCATGCTCCAAAGCGATATCATGTAGAAAATCCTACTAGGATCGATTACTCACTTTCCGCCTTTGCAGACATTAAAGTGAAGATAGAGAAACCAGTAAAGGTTAGTGACCCGCAAATTGTACATTCAGAAGAATATGTTAAATTAGTTGAAAAATTTTCTAATATGGAAGAAGATCTGGATGCAGATACTTATGTAAATAGGTATACGTACGAAACTGCACTTTATGCTTTAGGAGGAGCTTTGAGGGCTTTTGAAGTTAATGGATTTGCACTAGTAAGGCCACCAGGTCATCATGCAGGTACTTATGGTAGAGCATTCGGTGCTCCTACTTTAGGTTTTTGTATCTTTAATAACGTAGCGTATCCAATTAAGAAGTTTGGATTGAAGAGGGTGGCAATTATCGATTTTGATGTACATTATGGAAATGGAACTCAAGAAATCTTTTATGAGGATCCTGAAGTCTTACATATAGATATACATCAAGACCCTAGAACTATTTATCCGGGAACCGGTTATCCAGACATGGTAGGAAGAGGTGAGGCAGAGGGAACTAAAGTAAATCTACTAATACCCCCATTAGGTGGTGACGATCTATATGAAGAATTACTGCCAATTATTCAGAGTATTCTAGATGATTTTAAGCCAACGATTTTAGCCTATTCAGCAGGTTTTGATGCGTATAAAGGCGATGGTCTAGCATCAACTAATATAACTGAGTATTCATTTTACAATTTAGGTCGAATCAGTAATAGTTTTGTTAGAAAGTATGCAGTTTTAGAAGGAGGATATGGTGATGGTTTGAGAAAAGGTCTGAAAGCATTTTTAGAAGGTTTCTCCGGTATTGATAAAGAATATAAGGTGTACAGGTCGAATGATAGCGTTAAATCGAGGTTTATGAATTATCTAGGTGAAGAGAAAAATATTCTTAGAAAGTACTGGAGTATATAA
- a CDS encoding Xaa-Pro peptidase family protein, which translates to MDRIKKVQEELERLNADYIIIGTTSNMQYLIGFSEEQMERPLLLFITKDDYFVLAPKLYEEQLKHLPLVVYSDGEDPYSKVKLKENSFMLVDDTMFSLFTVNILNKFRPRRIETASIILKKLRQIKDENEIEKMKKGVEKSEKLLLEFINYLKEGVSECEIERKLKSFLIENAGNVSFEPILTSGPNTAMPHLRCTERKIRRGDVIVIDYGIKYEGYSTDTTRVFSLGNPKDQLVLDVVEIVKNANEEAEKFAKEGVKAMEIDNVARRTIASKGYGDFFIHRTGHGIGIEVHEEPYISPDNNEIIKEKMVFTIEPGIYIPERFGIRIEDEVTIINGKGRSLNTLSKDLFIL; encoded by the coding sequence ATGGACAGAATAAAAAAGGTGCAAGAGGAACTTGAAAGACTAAATGCGGATTATATAATCATAGGGACAACTAGCAATATGCAATATTTAATAGGATTCTCAGAAGAACAGATGGAAAGACCATTATTACTATTTATCACTAAAGATGATTATTTCGTACTAGCCCCGAAACTTTATGAAGAACAGTTAAAACACTTGCCACTTGTAGTATATAGTGATGGAGAAGATCCGTATTCTAAAGTAAAATTGAAAGAAAATTCTTTCATGCTAGTAGATGATACGATGTTCTCTCTTTTCACTGTAAATATACTAAATAAATTTCGACCTAGAAGAATTGAAACAGCATCAATAATTCTAAAAAAGCTACGACAGATAAAAGATGAAAACGAAATTGAAAAAATGAAGAAAGGAGTAGAAAAATCTGAAAAGCTTCTTCTAGAATTTATAAACTATCTAAAGGAAGGTGTAAGCGAGTGTGAAATAGAGAGAAAGCTGAAGAGCTTCTTAATTGAAAATGCGGGAAATGTTTCCTTTGAACCAATACTGACGTCTGGTCCAAATACAGCAATGCCTCACCTAAGATGTACAGAAAGGAAAATTAGGCGAGGTGATGTAATAGTCATAGATTATGGCATAAAATATGAGGGTTATTCAACAGATACTACTAGAGTTTTTTCTCTAGGAAACCCTAAAGATCAACTAGTGTTAGATGTAGTTGAAATAGTTAAGAATGCAAATGAAGAAGCTGAAAAGTTTGCAAAAGAAGGAGTGAAGGCAATGGAGATTGATAACGTAGCTAGAAGAACTATAGCCAGTAAAGGATATGGGGACTTCTTCATTCATAGAACTGGGCATGGAATAGGTATAGAGGTCCATGAAGAGCCATATATATCCCCAGATAATAATGAGATAATAAAGGAGAAGATGGTATTTACAATTGAACCTGGGATTTATATCCCAGAGAGATTTGGCATCAGAATAGAAGATGAAGTTACAATAATAAATGGAAAAGGAAGATCTCTAAATACGTTATCAAAGGATCTGTTTATTCTCTGA